The following are from one region of the Anaeropeptidivorans aminofermentans genome:
- a CDS encoding S41 family peptidase has product MLKLKKLLYTLIVTMVTLCSFTSCSSDIASESSNTFSTETAEDQTPKETAEKNTIEPSFVADAIEEDENAKKIENWTVDITYFENQMASYTRKFLDIENSKENLEISKKVDIAFDRLYADLPELDDFDIQVRMQQITALFQDGHMFTEIAVGMSSGTRFPFSFQTFADGVYCTVVYDKSYEKALNCRLDKINGVSIDEVFNRFYRLYSGDNLYNSRSLFGSKLYYPMILKALDLMENLEASVNYTFTSLDDNTFGIYVYKQIAIDKLPEAIESRSEGAEAFYNSKSEPIWLDYLEDKKALYLRLYYIPSSSEGKDLEERLASFIDKYSVEKIILDLRENGGGQFTALKNGWVEMLVSFGLKTKCLYVITDYSTFSMAGTTAMYLKDEAGATVVGLPPGGGKPYIGSGQRTSLRNSNFVMWIPTLNSYDNNLGYKPKSLVNHTLYPDIEISISIEDYINKTDPVLNLILSL; this is encoded by the coding sequence ATGCTAAAATTGAAAAAACTCCTGTACACCTTAATCGTTACTATGGTTACTCTTTGTTCATTTACTTCTTGTAGCAGTGATATAGCCAGTGAATCTTCAAACACTTTTAGTACAGAAACCGCTGAAGATCAAACTCCAAAAGAAACCGCAGAAAAAAATACTATTGAACCATCTTTTGTCGCTGATGCAATAGAAGAAGATGAAAATGCAAAAAAAATTGAAAACTGGACAGTCGATATTACTTACTTTGAAAATCAGATGGCCTCCTATACCCGTAAATTTCTTGATATTGAAAATAGCAAAGAAAATTTAGAAATAAGCAAGAAGGTTGATATTGCATTTGACCGTCTTTATGCAGACTTACCAGAACTTGACGATTTTGATATACAGGTTCGCATGCAACAAATTACCGCTCTATTTCAAGATGGGCATATGTTCACAGAAATTGCAGTAGGCATGAGCAGCGGTACCAGATTTCCCTTCTCCTTTCAGACTTTTGCGGATGGTGTTTATTGCACTGTTGTCTATGACAAGTCCTATGAAAAAGCCCTCAACTGCCGGCTGGACAAAATAAACGGCGTATCTATCGATGAGGTTTTCAACCGATTTTACCGACTCTACAGTGGTGACAATCTCTACAACTCAAGATCTCTGTTCGGATCAAAGTTGTATTATCCCATGATCCTTAAGGCTCTTGATTTAATGGAGAACTTGGAAGCTTCTGTAAACTATACCTTTACAAGCCTTGATGACAATACCTTTGGTATTTACGTGTATAAACAGATTGCTATAGATAAATTACCTGAAGCTATCGAAAGCAGGTCTGAAGGAGCGGAGGCTTTCTACAACAGTAAAAGCGAACCTATTTGGCTTGATTATCTTGAGGACAAAAAAGCACTGTATCTAAGGTTATATTATATTCCTAGTTCAAGTGAAGGCAAAGATTTGGAAGAACGTCTGGCTTCATTTATAGATAAATACTCCGTTGAAAAAATAATCTTAGACCTTAGAGAAAACGGCGGCGGTCAGTTTACTGCCTTAAAGAACGGTTGGGTGGAAATGTTGGTATCCTTCGGTTTAAAAACGAAGTGTCTTTATGTGATTACAGACTACAGTACATTTTCAATGGCAGGAACTACCGCGATGTATTTAAAAGATGAGGCCGGCGCCACAGTGGTAGGTCTTCCCCCAGGCGGTGGAAAACCTTATATCGGCAGCGGACAACGAACTAGCCTCAGAAATTCCAACTTTGTAATGTGGATTCCCACATTGAATTCTTATGACAATAATTTAGGTTATAAACCTAAAAGCCTTGTAAATCACACTTTATACCCAGATATTGAAATAAGCATTAGTATTGAAGATTATATTAACAAGACAGATCCTGTTCTTAATTTGATTCTGTCATTATAG
- a CDS encoding methionine ABC transporter ATP-binding protein has protein sequence MIIIKGLQKKYSGLKVLHEINLSINAGDIYGLVGRSGAGKSTLLRCINGLEEYNSGQLLVNGHEIHNYSKNELREFRKGIGMIFQHFSLLERKTVYDNVALPMVCWKHPKEQINKKVKELLELVGISDKINEKPRYLSGGQKQRVAIARALSLNPKILLCDEATSALDPKTTKSILELLKEINEKLGITIVVVTHQVEVVRHICNKACILENGRIVEEGSVEEVFLRNSPALRRFLGEENTLNYGKGRHIQVFLPENPDNRNIFTKMALDLNFAYSIVGGKTERYRDKILSSFILTFSEDQYPVAVRYLKSKNILWENIEVEKEMTC, from the coding sequence TTGATTATTATTAAAGGGCTTCAAAAAAAGTATAGTGGTTTAAAGGTACTGCATGAAATAAATCTTTCTATTAATGCAGGCGATATTTATGGCCTTGTGGGCAGAAGCGGAGCTGGAAAATCTACACTTCTGAGATGCATCAATGGTTTAGAAGAATATAACAGCGGCCAGCTTTTAGTTAACGGCCACGAAATACATAATTACAGTAAAAATGAGCTCAGAGAGTTTCGCAAAGGAATTGGAATGATATTCCAGCATTTTTCATTGTTAGAAAGAAAAACCGTTTATGATAATGTTGCTTTACCGATGGTTTGCTGGAAACATCCAAAGGAGCAGATAAATAAAAAGGTTAAGGAACTTCTTGAACTCGTAGGCATTTCTGACAAAATCAATGAAAAGCCGCGATATTTAAGCGGAGGGCAAAAACAAAGGGTAGCTATAGCAAGGGCATTATCCTTAAACCCCAAAATTTTACTTTGTGATGAGGCTACTTCGGCTTTGGATCCGAAAACAACGAAATCTATACTTGAGCTCTTAAAAGAAATTAATGAAAAGCTAGGAATCACTATTGTCGTCGTTACTCATCAGGTAGAAGTGGTCAGGCATATTTGCAATAAGGCCTGTATATTGGAAAACGGAAGAATCGTTGAGGAAGGGTCCGTAGAAGAGGTTTTCTTAAGGAATTCTCCTGCCCTTAGGCGTTTTTTAGGAGAAGAGAACACCCTTAATTATGGGAAAGGAAGACATATCCAAGTTTTTCTTCCCGAGAATCCAGATAACAGAAATATCTTTACTAAAATGGCGCTGGACTTAAACTTTGCATACTCCATTGTCGGTGGAAAAACAGAAAGATATCGAGACAAGATTTTAAGCTCATTTATTTTAACCTTCAGTGAAGACCAATACCCTGTTGCAGTGAGGTATCTTAAAAGTAAAAACATATTATGGGAGAATATAGAAGTAGAAAAGGAGATGACTTGTTAG
- a CDS encoding glycine betaine ABC transporter substrate-binding protein — MKKFIALFIATNLLFASLTGCAANSGQQESNQPSAAPSAEPSAEAESKSEVSSEKPKITYAEPGWQSSMFVNQVMEIVIGEGYGYPIEPVNATNVALVTAVTNNEVDIHTYIAEIAFESYQELKDSGKILEWGAIHNDGVQGVYVPSYMINGDKERGIDPITPDLKTIKDLIKYKDIFADPEDPTKGLFVNAPADYLAATVLDHKLKAYGITDHFNILTLGSQGASDASLDAAYKKGEPWVGYGFVVSYAYGQYDLFKLEDEAEYDPELYTPENNYICDFPHDNYMVTSSTSFPDKAPELLDFLKKFHLSGPIISKGIGYMTDNNNDARGAAIEWMKANAESWSTWVDDKVAANIQAYLDKQ, encoded by the coding sequence ATGAAAAAATTTATTGCACTTTTTATTGCGACGAACTTATTATTTGCCTCACTAACTGGCTGCGCAGCTAATTCCGGCCAGCAAGAAAGCAATCAGCCTTCCGCTGCACCCTCGGCTGAACCTTCAGCAGAAGCAGAGTCAAAAAGTGAAGTTTCCAGCGAGAAACCGAAAATAACTTATGCTGAACCAGGTTGGCAATCCTCAATGTTTGTTAATCAGGTTATGGAAATTGTAATAGGCGAAGGCTACGGCTATCCCATAGAGCCAGTAAATGCTACAAATGTAGCGCTGGTTACGGCAGTTACTAATAATGAAGTAGATATCCATACCTATATAGCAGAAATTGCATTTGAATCTTATCAAGAATTAAAAGACTCTGGAAAAATTCTTGAATGGGGTGCTATACATAACGATGGTGTTCAAGGTGTATATGTTCCTTCCTATATGATAAATGGAGATAAGGAAAGAGGGATAGATCCTATTACCCCTGATTTAAAAACAATAAAAGATTTAATTAAGTATAAAGATATATTTGCTGATCCCGAGGACCCGACTAAAGGGCTTTTTGTAAATGCTCCTGCCGATTATCTTGCAGCTACGGTTTTAGATCATAAGCTTAAAGCATACGGTATTACCGATCATTTTAATATCTTAACATTAGGCAGTCAGGGGGCCTCTGACGCATCCCTTGATGCGGCATATAAAAAGGGAGAACCTTGGGTAGGTTATGGGTTTGTGGTTTCCTATGCATATGGTCAGTATGACCTGTTTAAGCTTGAAGATGAGGCAGAATATGACCCTGAATTATATACACCTGAAAATAATTATATATGTGATTTTCCTCATGATAACTATATGGTAACTTCGTCGACTAGTTTTCCGGATAAAGCTCCTGAACTACTTGACTTTCTGAAGAAGTTCCACCTTTCAGGACCGATTATCAGTAAGGGAATTGGATATATGACAGACAACAATAATGATGCCAGAGGGGCAGCAATTGAATGGATGAAGGCTAACGCCGAATCTTGG
- a CDS encoding MetQ/NlpA family ABC transporter substrate-binding protein, translating into MKKLLIAAIFMVIALTTGCQKAEKPAEEKTTIKIGTTATVVEEVEAAKNGLKEMGYDMEIVMFDDPISLNVGLLEGEIDVNFLQHRPYLENFNKEKNADLYMMEDLVHAPVFALFSEKHTSVEEIPDDAKIAVSTDPSNQSRALFMLQELGLIKLSEGIEAPTIYDVSENSKNIEFVEVDLMQLTTVLPDVDASCMAASLMIAAGKDAKSAIATSGTDDLEKFGAALTVRQEDKDAEWAKALNKAFHTDEMRESILKIFDGAFVPMF; encoded by the coding sequence ATGAAAAAATTATTAATTGCAGCGATTTTTATGGTAATTGCATTAACCACAGGCTGCCAGAAAGCTGAAAAACCGGCAGAAGAAAAAACCACTATTAAGATAGGGACTACTGCAACGGTTGTTGAAGAGGTCGAAGCAGCAAAAAACGGGCTTAAAGAAATGGGTTATGACATGGAAATAGTAATGTTTGATGACCCTATTTCCCTTAACGTCGGCCTTCTAGAAGGAGAAATTGATGTCAACTTTTTGCAGCACAGGCCATATCTCGAAAATTTTAATAAAGAAAAAAATGCAGACTTGTATATGATGGAGGATTTGGTTCATGCTCCTGTATTTGCTCTTTTTTCAGAGAAACATACATCTGTTGAAGAAATACCAGATGATGCCAAGATAGCTGTTTCTACCGACCCCAGTAACCAGTCAAGAGCGCTTTTTATGCTTCAGGAACTCGGGCTTATAAAGCTTTCAGAGGGAATAGAAGCTCCTACCATATATGATGTTTCTGAAAACAGTAAAAATATAGAATTCGTTGAAGTTGACCTAATGCAACTTACGACAGTTCTTCCAGATGTGGATGCTTCATGTATGGCTGCCTCTCTTATGATTGCAGCAGGAAAGGATGCTAAATCTGCCATAGCGACATCAGGCACAGATGACCTGGAAAAGTTCGGCGCCGCTCTTACTGTAAGGCAGGAAGATAAAGATGCAGAGTGGGCCAAAGCTTTAAATAAAGCTTTTCATACAGACGAAATGAGAGAATCTATCCTTAAAATATTTGATGGTGCATTTGTACCAATGTTTTAA
- a CDS encoding uroporphyrinogen decarboxylase family protein, which yields MELMQNEMTPRERLTAYARGEEVDRIPTTLSAGETIPFLYGISIREYYFSADLMIEVESRMAKDFGADNMGMGLGLRTLAEAIGTKLHYTDDNVSFITEPIIKDYSQLSNMSTVNINKDGRLPILIEAFSRLQERFGKERIISSGMAGPLTTACALVGADKFLKDIIKRPDEVRLLMEYSTACVINCARDLNAKLGISLSLSEPIASGNLISRKMFERWLVPYLKEIVDAFKTFQNAPALHICGKTKDRWEDLLTCGISGFWADNCESLQEIKAFMGDQVSISGNVTPVEILRNGTISEIDEAVRICILEGSDSPMGYLLCPGCTTPVGTPKENMIAFMNAASKYGRSAKKGYPCRYAEKNIR from the coding sequence ATGGAACTGATGCAAAATGAAATGACGCCGAGAGAAAGGTTGACTGCATACGCAAGGGGAGAGGAGGTTGATCGTATTCCAACGACTCTTTCTGCTGGTGAGACAATACCTTTCTTATATGGTATTTCCATAAGGGAATACTACTTTTCTGCTGACCTTATGATTGAAGTTGAATCTCGTATGGCAAAAGACTTTGGTGCAGATAATATGGGTATGGGATTAGGCCTTCGTACATTGGCAGAAGCAATAGGCACAAAGCTTCATTATACTGACGATAATGTTTCTTTCATTACTGAACCGATAATTAAAGATTATTCTCAATTATCCAATATGAGCACAGTAAATATTAATAAGGATGGAAGACTTCCTATCTTAATTGAGGCCTTCTCTCGATTGCAGGAACGTTTTGGTAAAGAGCGAATTATCAGCTCCGGCATGGCTGGTCCATTGACTACTGCATGCGCATTAGTAGGAGCAGATAAGTTTTTAAAAGATATTATAAAAAGACCGGATGAAGTAAGATTGCTTATGGAATACAGCACCGCTTGTGTAATAAATTGTGCAAGAGATCTTAATGCCAAGCTTGGCATCTCCTTAAGTCTTTCGGAACCAATTGCCTCAGGTAATCTCATCAGTAGAAAAATGTTTGAGCGATGGTTAGTCCCCTATTTAAAAGAAATAGTAGATGCATTTAAAACATTTCAAAATGCACCTGCTCTCCATATTTGCGGAAAAACCAAAGATAGATGGGAAGATCTCCTCACTTGCGGTATTTCAGGTTTTTGGGCGGATAATTGTGAAAGCCTTCAAGAAATTAAAGCGTTTATGGGTGATCAGGTAAGCATTAGCGGAAATGTAACTCCTGTAGAAATCCTCAGAAACGGAACAATATCTGAAATTGATGAAGCGGTACGTATTTGTATTTTGGAAGGATCCGATTCTCCCATGGGGTATTTACTTTGCCCCGGCTGCACAACACCTGTAGGAACACCAAAAGAAAACATGATTGCGTTTATGAATGCAGCTTCAAAATACGGGCGGAGTGCAAAGAAGGGGTATCCTTGCAGGTATGCAGAGAAAAATATCAGATAA
- a CDS encoding fibronectin type III domain-containing protein, producing MTWTDNNSKSDGTTYYYKIKTVTNRGGNEFYSDYSNYASATYMRMPEVKSLVNIGKVVSITWGSVAGALKYNVYRDSKLIGTTTSTSYSDTATLGTSYDYSIQAVAGTSLSTKSAVKSIRLLQTPTLTVSSNTIHHYVYHGLIIALTHLMGIFYIEQQVKTVLTAKYILPLTELNLIQIQG from the coding sequence TTGACATGGACTGATAATAATAGTAAGTCAGATGGTACGACTTATTATTATAAGATTAAAACCGTTACAAACAGAGGCGGCAATGAATTTTATTCTGACTATTCAAACTATGCATCTGCTACTTATATGAGAATGCCTGAAGTTAAATCCTTAGTTAATATAGGAAAAGTAGTATCCATTACATGGGGAAGTGTAGCAGGAGCATTGAAATATAATGTTTATAGAGATTCCAAATTGATTGGAACGACAACAAGTACGAGTTATAGTGATACAGCTACACTGGGTACTTCTTACGATTACTCAATTCAAGCTGTAGCAGGAACGTCACTATCTACAAAGTCAGCTGTAAAATCAATACGGTTACTACAAACACCAACGTTAACTGTCTCCAGCAATACAATACATCATTACGTTTATCATGGTCTTATAATAGCTTTAACCCACCTAATGGGTATATTTTATATAGAGCAACAAGTCAAAACTGTACTTACAGCCAAATATATTCTACCACTAACGGAACTAAATCTTATACAGATACAGGGCTAA
- a CDS encoding methionine ABC transporter permease, whose product MRNMSIAEICQILIGPALLSTLKMLLIASFLSAILGCILAILLIVTNKDGLRPRPHIYNILDTIVNIIRSFPFIILIVAIIPFTRFIAGTSIGIKGAVVPLTIAATPFMARVIEGSLKEVDKSLIEAAKSFGASDWQIIFKVMFVEAIPSIISGLCLAIVNLLGATAMAGAVGAGGLGAVAITYGYQSFNDQVMYLVVIVLIIMVQCIQLAGNYLYKKLK is encoded by the coding sequence ATGAGAAATATGAGTATTGCTGAAATATGCCAGATACTTATAGGTCCTGCCCTTTTAAGCACTTTAAAAATGCTCTTAATAGCTTCTTTTCTTTCTGCCATTTTGGGCTGTATCCTTGCTATACTTCTTATCGTTACAAATAAGGATGGGCTCAGACCAAGACCTCATATCTATAATATTTTAGATACAATAGTAAATATTATACGTTCCTTTCCGTTTATAATTCTTATCGTAGCAATTATTCCCTTCACCCGTTTTATAGCAGGAACATCAATAGGCATAAAAGGTGCTGTGGTTCCTCTTACCATTGCAGCTACCCCCTTTATGGCAAGAGTAATAGAGGGAAGTCTCAAGGAAGTAGATAAATCTCTTATAGAGGCAGCAAAATCTTTTGGAGCTTCAGATTGGCAGATAATTTTTAAAGTTATGTTTGTTGAGGCCATACCCTCTATTATTTCAGGGCTCTGTCTTGCCATAGTAAATCTTCTGGGCGCTACAGCTATGGCAGGTGCCGTAGGCGCCGGTGGTCTTGGCGCGGTGGCTATTACTTATGGTTATCAAAGCTTTAATGACCAAGTGATGTATCTTGTCGTTATTGTTTTGATTATTATGGTTCAATGCATACAGCTTGCAGGGAATTACTTATATAAGAAACTAAAATGA
- a CDS encoding YcaO-like family protein, with amino-acid sequence MNNQYKDRDPYSTIKLANLFFLEREILITEQWHDNADINLYSVSIGVGNISTNGKGVSKLYALASAYGELMERVQNKAFFYINSNIENMYGEELISDYCVHSYLEWYKIVSKEYINIFSQSLFEKFLLSMPSEQKTKVFTSLDGKSTVALPNNLLSIIYGSNGMVAGNSETEAYVQGLSEILERYVAKIYIEEKQKPIYINPESLNFLENFSFIVDIINKIESTDYFSVKILDLSMGTDIPAIGIILINKRDASYFVKIGVHPIMEIAIERCFTEMFQGRSLIKYSKYMTGASHNKNIFESRLNYHNFYVDGRAAFPIEFFWGKEIDYDMKKYNKFKSNKDMKKFLVDLIYALGYEIFVINNTVSDIYAFHFLVPGISEVAPMDEKTLLNYLEDLNPIELLNTKLLHLEKGDVQIIVDYIDNGIDKNMPLDTLIYSHNFLSSSEAKKFYVLDLYISLNIKLERYDVIVNTIRDSKLLIENNKTHYNFYYCLKLYCQLKIYGYQYNYISAVLSNFYKSETLNNLNKYIDNPLCFFNIETCLDNCFSCKKISTEGHCQYKLKKELYLIV; translated from the coding sequence ATGAATAACCAATATAAAGATAGAGATCCATATTCCACTATTAAATTAGCTAATTTATTTTTTCTTGAAAGAGAAATTTTGATTACGGAACAGTGGCATGATAATGCAGATATTAATTTATATTCTGTGAGTATTGGTGTTGGAAATATCAGCACTAATGGAAAAGGAGTTAGCAAATTATACGCCTTAGCCAGTGCTTATGGTGAATTGATGGAAAGGGTGCAAAATAAGGCGTTCTTTTATATAAACTCGAATATTGAGAATATGTATGGCGAAGAATTAATAAGCGATTATTGCGTGCACAGCTATTTGGAATGGTATAAGATAGTTTCCAAGGAATATATAAATATTTTTTCACAATCACTGTTTGAAAAATTTCTGCTTTCAATGCCATCTGAACAGAAAACCAAAGTATTCACGTCTTTAGATGGAAAAAGCACTGTAGCACTACCCAATAATTTATTGAGCATTATTTATGGTAGTAACGGTATGGTGGCAGGTAATTCCGAGACGGAAGCTTATGTTCAGGGATTATCAGAAATTTTGGAACGATATGTGGCAAAAATATATATTGAAGAAAAACAAAAACCTATATATATTAATCCTGAAAGCTTGAACTTTCTTGAAAACTTCAGTTTTATTGTTGACATTATTAATAAGATTGAGTCTACAGACTATTTCAGTGTAAAGATTTTGGATTTATCTATGGGTACCGATATACCAGCTATCGGCATAATATTAATTAATAAGAGAGATGCCTCTTATTTTGTTAAAATTGGGGTGCATCCAATAATGGAAATTGCAATTGAAAGGTGCTTTACGGAGATGTTCCAAGGTAGAAGTCTAATTAAATATTCTAAATATATGACGGGTGCTTCTCATAATAAAAATATATTTGAATCCCGTTTGAATTACCACAATTTTTATGTAGATGGAAGAGCTGCATTTCCGATTGAATTTTTTTGGGGTAAAGAGATTGACTATGATATGAAAAAATATAATAAATTTAAAAGTAATAAAGATATGAAAAAATTTTTGGTCGATTTAATATATGCTTTAGGTTATGAAATTTTTGTTATAAACAATACAGTTTCCGATATATATGCATTTCACTTTTTAGTGCCTGGTATAAGCGAGGTAGCGCCAATGGATGAAAAAACGCTACTTAATTATTTAGAAGATTTAAACCCTATAGAGTTATTAAATACAAAACTTTTACATTTGGAGAAAGGCGATGTGCAGATAATTGTTGATTATATTGACAATGGAATTGACAAAAACATGCCCCTTGATACGCTGATATATTCACATAATTTTTTGAGTTCAAGTGAAGCAAAAAAATTCTATGTATTGGATTTATATATTTCTTTGAATATTAAGTTGGAAAGATATGATGTTATAGTAAATACTATTAGAGATAGCAAACTATTAATTGAGAATAATAAAACGCATTATAACTTCTATTATTGCCTTAAATTATACTGCCAGCTAAAAATCTATGGGTATCAGTATAACTATATCAGTGCCGTTTTATCTAATTTTTATAAAAGTGAAACTCTAAACAATTTAAATAAATATATAGACAATCCGCTTTGCTTTTTTAATATTGAAACATGTCTGGATAATTGTTTCTCATGTAAAAAAATAAGCACTGAAGGTCATTGTCAATATAAACTTAAAAAGGAATTGTATTTAATCGTTTGA
- a CDS encoding ATP-binding cassette domain-containing protein: MKNTFENNLYMLKYVWKYCKKFVLLTILISVLSSVQSILVLYLTKFSIEVIINQDLFEYFMMYLALNFFIHIGLSLINNYYQYSLLPKNNLHFMKVMREELFHKSRQVEISKFDDTEFYDNYTLAMNNSDTRAINVLNTFISLINNIIKIISTIAVIVYVDWIIIIAVSINVMLNFIINFRLSRLSYYINLESVKSNRIISYISRVYYLKSYAKELRTSNVNKSLKHHFDSAVVHAEKIIKKYSGKQISNLTLQNIFQIIAQFAIQIHLILRAVSNKITIGDFAMILNASNQLSGSILNFLNTFPKLYENSLYIEKFRNFVEYSSGNDRRVELYEINSIDSIEFRNVRYIYNNDKLEHVLDSINLKIFKGEKIAILGLNGSGKSTFVKLLLGLYSPSEGEVFLNGQNYNLYDSNVFLGNIGVVFQDFEFFAIPIIENILMRPVIDKENDEKLVKSALVKVGMYEKICSLPEGVYTNISKELDSSGTTFSGGEFQRLAISRILTKHYQFIVLDEPTSNLDIIGERKIMNLVFNEYKDEAVIVISHKIQYLSQFDHVYVFDKGNIEEYDRKLELVEN; encoded by the coding sequence ATGAAAAACACTTTTGAAAATAATTTGTACATGCTAAAGTACGTGTGGAAATATTGTAAAAAGTTTGTACTTTTAACGATATTGATATCAGTTCTATCAAGCGTGCAGTCAATATTGGTTCTCTACTTAACTAAATTTTCCATAGAAGTCATAATTAATCAGGATTTGTTTGAATATTTTATGATGTATCTGGCGCTTAACTTTTTTATTCATATAGGGCTTTCATTAATTAACAATTATTATCAATATAGTTTGTTACCAAAAAATAATTTGCATTTCATGAAGGTTATGAGGGAAGAACTATTCCATAAATCGAGGCAGGTTGAGATATCAAAATTTGATGACACCGAATTTTATGATAATTATACTCTCGCCATGAATAATTCCGATACAAGGGCAATTAATGTATTAAATACGTTTATCAGCTTAATTAATAATATTATAAAAATTATTTCAACCATAGCTGTTATTGTTTATGTGGATTGGATTATAATTATAGCTGTTTCTATTAATGTAATGCTCAACTTTATTATAAATTTCAGGCTTTCCAGACTGTCATACTATATTAATTTAGAATCAGTTAAGTCCAACCGAATTATATCCTATATATCACGTGTTTATTATCTTAAATCTTATGCCAAGGAATTGCGTACAAGCAATGTAAATAAATCATTAAAGCATCATTTTGACAGTGCAGTAGTTCATGCTGAAAAAATCATAAAGAAATATAGTGGCAAGCAAATATCTAACTTGACTCTACAGAATATCTTCCAGATAATTGCGCAATTTGCTATTCAGATACATTTGATATTAAGGGCAGTTAGCAATAAGATTACAATTGGTGATTTTGCAATGATATTAAATGCATCTAATCAGCTGAGCGGATCAATTTTAAACTTTTTAAATACATTTCCAAAGCTCTACGAAAACAGTTTATATATAGAAAAATTCCGGAATTTTGTTGAATATTCCTCGGGTAATGATAGACGAGTGGAGCTATACGAAATAAATTCTATTGATTCTATAGAATTCAGAAATGTTAGATATATATATAACAACGATAAATTAGAACATGTTTTAGATAGTATTAACCTTAAAATTTTTAAAGGAGAGAAAATAGCAATACTTGGACTTAATGGCTCCGGTAAATCCACTTTTGTAAAATTACTGCTGGGATTGTATAGCCCGAGCGAAGGCGAGGTATTTTTAAATGGTCAAAACTATAATTTATATGACAGCAATGTATTTTTAGGGAATATAGGTGTAGTATTCCAGGATTTTGAGTTTTTTGCGATTCCAATTATTGAAAATATTTTAATGCGCCCAGTAATTGATAAGGAAAATGATGAGAAGCTGGTAAAAAGTGCATTAGTTAAGGTTGGTATGTATGAAAAAATATGCTCATTGCCTGAGGGAGTATATACAAACATAAGTAAGGAACTAGATTCATCAGGAACAACGTTTTCGGGAGGCGAATTTCAGCGGTTGGCTATATCGAGAATCCTCACTAAACATTATCAATTTATAGTACTTGATGAACCTACGAGTAATCTGGATATTATTGGTGAACGAAAAATAATGAATTTGGTTTTTAACGAATATAAAGATGAGGCTGTGATTGTTATATCCCACAAAATACAATATTTGTCCCAATTCGACCATGTTTATGTATTTGACAAAGGAAATATCGAAGAATATGACAGAAAGCTTGAATTAGTTGAAAATTAA